Sequence from the Bremerella volcania genome:
TCCTGACGCTTGGCGCCGTGTACAGCTCGCGCGCTATGGCCGAAGGGGAGTGGGAAGTCACTCCTGAAAGCACTCAAGCACTCGAGCGCGGTCTGAATTGGCTGGCCCAAAACCAAGGCCCCAATGGAGACTGGGAATCGGATGATCTGGGCCTGATTGGGATGGGGGCGCTGGCGTTCATGGCCGACGGTCATGCCCCTGGGCGCGGTAAATATGGGCAACCACTCGACCGAGCCATCAACAAGATTCTTTCCAGCCCTCGTCCTTCCGGGCTGCTGAATGTCGCCGATCCGCAGCGTGACATGTACAACCACGGGCTCACGACGTTCGTCCTGGGGCAAGCGCACGGAATGACCCACGATTCACGGATCAATCCGGTCTTGGATCGCGCACTCAAGTTGATCGCGTTCACCCAGGCCGAAGATGGCGGCTGGGATTATCGCGCGGTCCGGCGAGATAACGGGCACGATCTAAGCCTGGCCGTGATGCAGGCCAAAGCACTGCGAAGTGCGATGGATACCGGTATTGAAGTCGCCCCGGAAGTGGTCGACCTGGCCATCGGAAGCGTACGCGAACACTACAGCCCCGAGGGCGTTTCACGCGATGCTTCCGAAGCGGAACAGCAGAAGTACCCCGGGCAGTTCACGTACACGCGACACGGCGGCAAGGCCTCGCTGGCCATGGCTGCCGCCGGCGTCGTCTGCTTGCAAGAGTTCGGCCAATACGACGACTGGCGGATTGCCAAAAACATGGAAGTGATTCATGCCGAAATTGCCAAGCTGAAAGAAAAGAAGAACAAGAACAACGGGCATCTTCCCTTCGATGCCTACACGCTGTATTACGTTGGACAAGCGTTATATCAGACCGGCGGCGAAGACTGGAAGCGTTCGTACCCGGCTCTTCGCGATGCGGTCATCGACTCGCAATTCAATAAACCCGAAGATCTGAGATATCATGGAATGTGGCATGCCGGCGCCCACGTCAACAACATGCCTGGCGACCTC
This genomic interval carries:
- a CDS encoding prenyltransferase/squalene oxidase repeat-containing protein, giving the protein MSFSRILIFSTLLTLGAVYSSRAMAEGEWEVTPESTQALERGLNWLAQNQGPNGDWESDDLGLIGMGALAFMADGHAPGRGKYGQPLDRAINKILSSPRPSGLLNVADPQRDMYNHGLTTFVLGQAHGMTHDSRINPVLDRALKLIAFTQAEDGGWDYRAVRRDNGHDLSLAVMQAKALRSAMDTGIEVAPEVVDLAIGSVREHYSPEGVSRDASEAEQQKYPGQFTYTRHGGKASLAMAAAGVVCLQEFGQYDDWRIAKNMEVIHAEIAKLKEKKNKNNGHLPFDAYTLYYVGQALYQTGGEDWKRSYPALRDAVIDSQFNKPEDLRYHGMWHAGAHVNNMPGDLYGTAVGCFILAMPNRYLPILQEGRIESFQQDAGR